From Ictidomys tridecemlineatus isolate mIctTri1 chromosome 2, mIctTri1.hap1, whole genome shotgun sequence, the proteins below share one genomic window:
- the Tmem42 gene encoding transmembrane protein 42: protein MAARSLPQPQPQPPRGAVSATAYPDTPAEVPPHLQAGAMRRRFWGAFNCLCAGAFGALAAAAAKLAFGSEVNMSLCILGIIVMASTNSLMWTFFSRGLSFSMSSAIASVTVTFSNILSSAFLGYVLYGECQEVLWWGGVFLILCGLTLIHRKLPPTWKALPNKQQ from the exons ATGGCGGCGCGGTCGCTGCCGCAGCCACAGCCGCAGCCCCCTAGGGGCGCCGTGTCGGCCACCGCCTACCCCGACACGCCAGCCGAGGTGCCTCCGCACCTGCAGGCCGGCGCGATGCGGCGCCGCTTCTGGGGCGCGTTCAACTGCCTGTGCGCCGGCGCGTTCGGGGCCCTGGCCGCCGCCGCCGCTAAGCTGGCCTTCGGCAGCGAG GTGAACATGAGCTTATGCATCTTAGGCATTATTGTGATGGCGAGCACCAATTCCTTGATGTGGACCTTCTTCAGTcggggcctcagtttctccatgtcTTCAGCCATTGCATCTGTCACAGTGACTTTTTCAAACATCCTCAGCTCA GCTTTCCTGGGCTACGTGCTGTATGGAGAGTGCCAGGAAGTCCTGTGGTGGGGAGGAGTGTTCCTCATCCTCTGTGGGCTCACCCTGATCCACAGGAAGCTCCCGCCCACCTGGAAGGCTCTTCCAAACAAGCAGCAATGA